A genomic segment from Terriglobales bacterium encodes:
- a CDS encoding HU family DNA-binding protein yields MAAGMTKTQLVRHLAEKTGTNNKTAAAFLMTLTDTAIKEAKKNGIFVLPGLGRLKKSQRKARMGRNPQTGEPIKIAAKTVAKFYLAKSVKDSIAPPKK; encoded by the coding sequence ATGGCAGCAGGCATGACAAAGACCCAATTGGTCCGCCATCTCGCTGAGAAGACGGGCACCAACAATAAGACGGCAGCGGCGTTCCTTATGACGCTGACTGACACGGCCATCAAAGAAGCCAAGAAGAACGGTATCTTCGTTCTCCCCGGCCTCGGCCGTCTGAAGAAGTCGCAGCGCAAGGCGCGTATGGGCCGCAACCCGCAGACGGGCGAACCCATCAAGATCGCCGCAAAGACGGTGGCGAAGTTCTATCTCGCGAAGTCCGTGAAAGACTCCATCGCTCCGCCGAAGAAGTAG
- the rsmG gene encoding 16S rRNA (guanine(527)-N(7))-methyltransferase RsmG, whose translation MLPSQLSALLELYAPSLAGEHLEKLQTYLDLLLRWNAKMNLTAIREPEQIVMRHFGESLFLARLLPQSARTVVDVGSGAGFPGIPIAIARPELTITLIEAQQKKAIFLREAVRAVRAQVEVENKRIEEFAAAKSGFADVVTMRAVEAFASVVPTAARLVRGSAMGKEPGRLALLVGIGQEAELRDVLPNWSFAAPIKVPNAENRVILFAEPR comes from the coding sequence ATGTTGCCTTCGCAACTTTCCGCGTTGCTGGAGCTTTACGCACCGTCGCTGGCGGGCGAGCATTTGGAAAAGCTCCAGACATATCTTGATCTTCTATTGCGCTGGAACGCCAAGATGAATTTGACGGCGATCCGCGAACCCGAACAGATCGTGATGAGACATTTTGGGGAATCGCTGTTTCTTGCGCGGCTACTGCCGCAATCCGCGAGGACAGTGGTAGACGTCGGCTCTGGTGCGGGTTTTCCGGGAATTCCTATCGCAATCGCTCGCCCAGAATTAACTATAACGTTAATCGAAGCACAACAGAAGAAGGCAATCTTCCTGCGCGAGGCGGTACGAGCTGTTCGAGCACAGGTGGAGGTCGAGAACAAGCGGATCGAGGAGTTTGCAGCGGCCAAGTCTGGTTTTGCGGATGTGGTTACGATGCGAGCAGTGGAGGCATTTGCCTCGGTGGTGCCGACGGCCGCACGCCTGGTTAGGGGTAGCGCGATGGGCAAAGAGCCGGGAAGATTGGCGCTGCTGGTTGGGATTGGTCAGGAGGCTGAGCTCCGGGATGTGCTTCCGAACTGGTCATTCGCAGCTCCGATCAAGGTTCCAAATGCCGAAAACCGCGTCATCTTGTTCGCTGAACCAAGATAG
- a CDS encoding ATPase, T2SS/T4P/T4SS family, with product MSTLDHSLIGAAAAPAKEHGEGEPQHFLQRIKLFSALSSHECQEVVKRMKRRDFPPHALIVREGQPGNSMFFITAGLVEVRKKDPNTGIDFLLSEMGPGQNFGEMSLLTGKPRTASVTAIQPTTCAVLEQPDFQNVLMQYPKIGLALTTILAERLEEANKQSGIEFINLAKLQFDPRVLALLPQQTMLQHKVIPVAFINNRLSLAMVNPNNILALDDIRRVIKGVMIEPLVTTEDDFKKFMSATYPTLMKKEGAAEGRPPDTFGGVAAAATASADVFDLLQSDLIRDLQMTEDTTISADNKQDLMSASEDAPIIRLANSILGLAIKKGASDIHVEPMENNVQIRYRLDGVLQTVQNLPKKVQLGLVSRLKILSKLDISEKRLPQDGRISVMMEGRPIDFRVSTVPAKWGEKVCMRILDRQNTTLGLDKLVTHEGTLKLIRELINQPYGIMYVTGPTGSGKTTTLYSALAEINDPGVNISTVEDPIEYDLPGVVQIQTNKDIGLDFARVLRSFLRQDPDIILVGETRDKETAHIAVEAALTGHLVFTTLHTNNAAGSFTRLNEMGIEPFLVSSSTIGVMAQRLARRLCSKCKQAYVADDATCEFMGVPKGSTLYKAVGCDQCSGKGLRGRVGIYEVMKMNPELRQMVAKGATADEIHAAALRYGMLDLKTYAGKLLLNGDTSVEEILQVVSVQN from the coding sequence ATGTCAACGCTGGATCATTCGCTGATCGGAGCTGCTGCTGCGCCTGCCAAAGAGCATGGCGAAGGTGAACCGCAGCACTTCTTACAGAGAATCAAGCTGTTCAGCGCTCTTTCTTCGCACGAATGCCAGGAAGTGGTGAAGCGGATGAAACGCCGCGATTTTCCGCCGCATGCGCTGATTGTCCGGGAAGGGCAACCCGGCAACTCCATGTTCTTTATTACGGCTGGTTTGGTCGAGGTTCGCAAAAAAGACCCGAACACCGGCATCGACTTCCTGCTCAGTGAGATGGGGCCGGGCCAGAATTTCGGTGAAATGTCACTGCTGACGGGGAAGCCACGCACCGCGTCAGTGACGGCGATTCAGCCCACCACCTGTGCGGTCCTCGAGCAGCCCGACTTTCAGAACGTGCTGATGCAGTATCCGAAGATCGGATTGGCGTTGACCACGATTCTGGCGGAACGCCTGGAGGAAGCGAATAAGCAGAGCGGCATTGAGTTTATCAATTTGGCGAAGCTGCAATTCGATCCGCGAGTACTGGCGCTGCTGCCGCAGCAAACGATGCTGCAGCACAAGGTCATCCCGGTGGCGTTCATCAACAACCGCCTCAGCTTGGCCATGGTGAACCCAAACAACATCCTTGCCCTCGACGATATCCGACGCGTGATTAAAGGCGTGATGATCGAGCCGCTGGTGACCACGGAAGATGATTTCAAGAAGTTCATGAGCGCTACGTATCCCACGCTCATGAAGAAAGAAGGCGCTGCGGAAGGAAGACCTCCGGACACGTTCGGCGGAGTCGCCGCAGCCGCGACCGCAAGTGCCGACGTGTTCGATCTACTGCAGTCGGACCTGATCCGTGATCTCCAGATGACCGAGGACACGACGATTTCGGCTGACAACAAGCAGGACCTGATGAGCGCCTCCGAAGACGCGCCCATCATCCGTCTCGCCAATTCCATTCTCGGCCTCGCGATTAAGAAGGGCGCCAGCGATATTCATGTTGAGCCCATGGAGAACAATGTCCAGATCCGCTACCGCCTGGATGGCGTTCTGCAAACGGTTCAGAACCTGCCGAAGAAAGTGCAGTTGGGACTTGTGTCGCGCCTGAAGATTCTGAGCAAGCTGGACATCTCCGAGAAGCGCCTGCCGCAAGACGGCCGCATCAGCGTGATGATGGAGGGCCGTCCGATCGATTTCCGCGTCTCGACGGTACCGGCGAAATGGGGCGAGAAAGTCTGCATGCGCATCCTCGACCGGCAGAACACCACGCTCGGTCTCGACAAACTGGTCACGCACGAAGGCACGCTGAAACTCATTCGCGAGTTGATTAATCAGCCGTACGGCATCATGTACGTGACCGGTCCCACAGGTTCGGGTAAAACGACGACGCTCTATTCAGCGCTGGCGGAGATCAACGATCCGGGCGTGAACATCTCCACGGTGGAAGACCCGATCGAGTACGACCTCCCGGGCGTGGTTCAGATTCAGACGAATAAGGACATCGGCCTGGATTTTGCGCGCGTACTGCGGTCTTTCTTGCGCCAGGATCCCGACATCATCCTGGTCGGCGAAACGCGCGACAAAGAGACCGCGCACATCGCTGTGGAAGCTGCGCTTACCGGACACCTCGTGTTCACCACGCTGCATACCAACAACGCCGCAGGCTCGTTCACGCGTTTGAACGAAATGGGAATCGAGCCGTTCCTGGTTTCCTCTTCCACGATCGGTGTTATGGCACAGCGCCTGGCGCGTCGACTGTGTTCCAAGTGCAAACAGGCTTATGTGGCAGACGACGCCACCTGTGAGTTCATGGGAGTACCGAAAGGCTCGACGCTCTACAAAGCCGTGGGCTGCGATCAGTGCAGCGGCAAAGGACTGCGTGGGCGCGTCGGCATCTACGAAGTGATGAAGATGAATCCCGAACTCCGCCAAATGGTCGCTAAAGGCGCTACTGCGGACGAGATCCACGCCGCAGCGCTTCGCTACGGGATGCTCGACCTGAAGACCTATGCCGGAAAACTGCTGCTGAACGGTGATACTTCGGTCGAGGAAATCCTGCAAGTCGTCAGCGTCCAGAACTGA
- a CDS encoding ParB/RepB/Spo0J family partition protein, with protein sequence MSQDKKKQALGRGLSSLIPAARATATVAAPVQAPVVTGEAVQQIPIADIDPNPYQTRIQVDEHSLNELADSIRVQGVLQPVVLRQIAGAKLQLVAGQRRLLASERAGKTTVPAIVRQLSDEQAIELTIIENLQREDLNPLDQAAAFEKLSSKCGLTQEQIAQRTGKDRATVANYMRLLRLPDEVRDWIRSGDLTMGHARALMALDLAVEQIDAAKRVLKDAMSVRQTEQLVAKWGQPVEKKEAPVKVMDPNVKEAQRELERALGCRVIIDDKKGRGKVVIQYKTLEDFDRIVEALTK encoded by the coding sequence ATGAGTCAGGACAAGAAAAAGCAGGCCCTTGGCCGCGGATTGAGCTCTCTTATTCCCGCAGCACGCGCAACGGCAACGGTCGCTGCCCCCGTACAAGCTCCGGTCGTGACCGGCGAGGCCGTCCAGCAGATTCCGATTGCAGATATAGATCCGAACCCTTACCAGACGCGAATTCAGGTAGATGAGCACTCTCTCAATGAATTGGCGGATTCAATCCGGGTTCAGGGAGTGCTTCAGCCCGTAGTTCTGCGGCAGATTGCTGGAGCAAAACTCCAGCTCGTAGCAGGGCAGAGGCGCTTGCTGGCTTCGGAACGAGCCGGCAAGACGACTGTTCCCGCCATCGTCAGGCAGCTCTCTGACGAGCAGGCGATTGAACTGACGATCATCGAGAATCTACAGCGCGAGGACCTGAACCCTCTGGATCAGGCGGCGGCGTTTGAAAAGTTGTCGTCAAAGTGCGGGTTAACGCAGGAGCAGATTGCGCAACGGACGGGGAAGGATCGCGCGACGGTTGCGAACTACATGCGTCTGCTGCGGCTTCCGGATGAAGTGCGCGACTGGATCCGTTCCGGCGATCTGACCATGGGACATGCCAGGGCACTCATGGCTCTGGACCTTGCCGTCGAGCAGATCGATGCGGCCAAGCGGGTGCTGAAGGATGCGATGTCCGTGCGGCAGACCGAGCAACTGGTTGCTAAGTGGGGGCAGCCGGTAGAGAAGAAAGAGGCGCCGGTAAAGGTCATGGACCCGAACGTCAAAGAGGCGCAGCGCGAACTCGAACGGGCGCTCGGATGCCGTGTCATCATTGATGACAAAAAGGGAAGAGGCAAGGTAGTCATCCAGTACAAGACCCTGGAAGACTTCGACCGGATTGTGGAAGCATTAACGAAATAG
- a CDS encoding HD domain-containing phosphohydrolase produces the protein MSTTAKVSAPREKTGFQNLPAVVFFEGDDVAKASLAGLQHYLRLNFDDFGKDRDSETVVVTSLERMIAEKASLLRAPNVRVIALSDWRYRDPRTDAVVYAYLPVMTPPGLVERAIDNAIDHIHLLATRRDVNERLAGATKEIRELNAIGAALSAEHDTEKLLEMILAKSREITRADAGSLYLVEDQPIPRDPNTPAATEPVIEVGGAKLAAHPREATRKVLRFKVAQNDSIPVPFRETVMEISENSIAGFVALTGESVNLEDAYHMPEGVTFQINRKFDEDSGYRTKSILAVPMRNQKGEIVGVVQLLNAKRNFDSRLTSVKVVAAEIVPFSVRQQEMIISLASQAAVALENSRLYEAIQKLFEGFVKASVTAIEARDPTTSGHSFRVANLTVALAEAVDRCESGRYRDVKFTRDQMKEIRYASLLHDFGKVGVREDVLVKAKKLYPLQLDLIFRRFQFAKRTAETEMLRRKLQVLLERGKEVFAASEPTLEAEFKQVIASLDEQFTMVCDSNEPTVLPNGSFDRLYDIAKTVVTDMDGSQFPLLQPEEVRLLSIRKGSLNDAERRQIESHVVHTYNFLNQIPWTTEIRSIPEIARGHHEKMNGEGYPYKLSAPEIPLQTRMMTISDIFDALAAGDRPYKKAVTAERAIQILGFAVKDGELDAELFQLFLEAKVFDKWKVEPYAY, from the coding sequence ATGAGTACCACGGCCAAAGTATCAGCGCCTCGCGAAAAGACCGGATTCCAAAACCTTCCAGCGGTAGTGTTCTTCGAAGGCGATGATGTCGCGAAAGCATCGCTCGCCGGACTGCAGCACTACCTGCGCCTGAACTTCGACGACTTCGGCAAGGATCGCGATTCGGAGACTGTAGTCGTTACCTCACTCGAGCGGATGATCGCTGAAAAGGCCTCCCTGTTGCGCGCGCCAAATGTGCGCGTAATTGCCCTCTCCGACTGGCGATATCGCGATCCGCGGACTGATGCAGTCGTATACGCTTATCTTCCCGTCATGACGCCGCCCGGGTTGGTCGAGCGTGCTATTGACAACGCCATCGATCACATCCACCTGCTGGCGACGCGCCGCGACGTAAATGAGCGTTTGGCGGGAGCGACGAAAGAGATCCGGGAACTGAACGCGATCGGGGCGGCGCTTTCTGCGGAACACGATACCGAAAAGCTGCTGGAGATGATCCTTGCGAAATCGCGCGAGATTACCCGTGCGGACGCAGGATCGCTTTACCTGGTTGAAGATCAACCGATTCCGCGCGATCCGAATACCCCGGCAGCGACAGAGCCGGTAATCGAAGTTGGCGGCGCGAAGCTGGCGGCCCACCCAAGAGAGGCGACCAGGAAGGTCCTTCGCTTCAAGGTGGCTCAGAACGACAGTATCCCAGTTCCGTTCCGCGAAACCGTGATGGAGATCAGCGAGAATTCCATCGCCGGCTTCGTTGCACTTACGGGCGAAAGCGTCAACCTCGAAGACGCGTATCACATGCCCGAGGGCGTTACCTTCCAGATCAACCGAAAGTTCGATGAGGACTCGGGCTACCGTACCAAATCGATTCTTGCCGTGCCGATGCGCAACCAGAAGGGCGAGATCGTCGGAGTCGTCCAACTCCTGAACGCCAAGCGGAATTTCGATTCCAGGCTTACGTCCGTGAAGGTTGTAGCAGCTGAGATCGTCCCATTTTCGGTCCGTCAGCAGGAGATGATCATCTCCCTTGCAAGCCAGGCCGCTGTCGCGCTGGAGAACAGCCGTTTGTACGAGGCGATCCAGAAACTATTCGAAGGCTTCGTCAAGGCATCGGTAACCGCGATTGAAGCCCGCGATCCCACGACTTCAGGCCATTCGTTCCGCGTGGCAAATCTTACGGTCGCCCTGGCGGAAGCGGTCGATCGCTGCGAAAGTGGCCGCTATCGCGACGTAAAGTTCACTCGCGACCAGATGAAGGAGATTCGCTACGCCTCTCTGTTGCATGATTTCGGCAAAGTTGGCGTTCGCGAAGACGTCCTGGTAAAGGCGAAGAAGCTCTACCCGCTGCAACTCGATTTGATTTTCCGCAGGTTTCAGTTCGCGAAACGGACCGCCGAAACCGAGATGCTGCGTCGCAAGCTGCAAGTGCTGCTCGAGAGAGGCAAAGAAGTGTTTGCCGCGAGCGAACCAACTTTGGAAGCCGAATTCAAGCAGGTGATTGCCAGCTTGGATGAGCAGTTCACAATGGTGTGTGACTCCAACGAGCCAACCGTTTTGCCGAACGGCAGCTTCGATCGCTTATACGACATCGCGAAGACCGTGGTCACGGACATGGATGGCTCGCAGTTCCCATTACTGCAACCGGAAGAAGTTCGGTTACTTTCCATCCGCAAGGGCTCCCTGAATGACGCAGAGCGGCGCCAGATCGAATCGCATGTCGTGCACACGTACAACTTTCTGAATCAGATACCGTGGACAACTGAGATCCGCAGCATTCCTGAGATCGCCAGAGGCCACCACGAAAAAATGAATGGCGAGGGCTATCCGTACAAACTTTCGGCTCCTGAGATTCCGTTGCAAACGCGCATGATGACCATCTCGGACATCTTTGACGCGCTTGCAGCCGGCGACCGTCCTTACAAGAAGGCGGTTACCGCTGAGCGCGCCATTCAGATTCTCGGGTTTGCCGTGAAGGATGGCGAACTCGATGCCGAGTTGTTCCAGTTGTTCCTGGAAGCCAAGGTCTTCGACAAGTGGAAGGTTGAGCCTTACGCCTACTGA
- a CDS encoding amidase, whose translation MTLKEASEAIRSRRISPVELTHACLSRVEREDKHINSFITVLHEEALAEARKAEEQVASGDWRGPLHGIPISIKDLINLEGKLTTAGSRVFLDRIAIEDADVVCRLKSAGAVIVGKNNLHEFAYGGSGVVSHFGPVRNPRDRARITGGSSSGSAAAVAAGFCFASIGTDTAGSIRLPAACCGVVGLKPAFGRLSLEGIVPLAWSYDHVGPIARTVEDAEIVFKALGGTVSAERRPLRIGIARKYFFENADAAVVTAIENVVEAIAKHVASVVEITVPVDEDRTVSGAESWQFHEKYVRECPSLYDPRTLTRIRSGEHYSPEAIEEKRRELERIRRSVPDLFRNVDVIITPTSPILPPTFTEIEANPDSLRPKELLMLRNTRVWNVYGVPAISVPCGEMIGIQIAGLDESTVLAAAKLVERLQ comes from the coding sequence ATGACCCTGAAGGAAGCGTCGGAGGCGATCCGAAGCCGGCGCATTTCGCCGGTTGAACTGACGCACGCATGCTTGTCGCGCGTTGAGCGCGAGGATAAGCACATCAATTCGTTCATCACCGTCCTGCACGAGGAGGCGCTCGCCGAAGCGCGCAAAGCCGAAGAGCAGGTCGCATCGGGCGACTGGCGCGGCCCTCTGCACGGAATTCCCATCTCGATCAAAGACCTCATCAATTTGGAAGGGAAGCTCACGACGGCCGGCAGCCGGGTGTTTCTGGACAGGATCGCCATCGAGGATGCCGACGTCGTTTGTCGGCTCAAATCCGCGGGAGCCGTGATCGTCGGCAAAAACAACCTGCATGAATTTGCTTACGGCGGAAGCGGGGTGGTAAGTCACTTCGGCCCGGTCCGAAACCCGAGAGATCGGGCGCGGATAACCGGCGGATCTTCGTCGGGATCAGCCGCTGCGGTAGCGGCGGGGTTCTGTTTTGCGTCGATCGGAACGGACACTGCGGGATCGATTCGTCTGCCGGCGGCGTGCTGTGGTGTGGTTGGGCTGAAGCCGGCGTTTGGCCGTCTTAGCCTGGAAGGAATTGTCCCGCTCGCGTGGTCATACGATCACGTTGGCCCAATTGCCCGCACCGTGGAAGACGCGGAGATCGTGTTCAAAGCATTGGGGGGAACTGTTTCTGCCGAACGGAGGCCGCTCCGAATCGGAATCGCTCGAAAGTACTTCTTCGAAAACGCGGATGCCGCGGTCGTCACCGCAATTGAGAATGTTGTCGAAGCTATTGCGAAACACGTCGCGTCCGTCGTTGAGATCACTGTTCCCGTGGACGAAGACCGTACTGTTTCAGGTGCGGAATCGTGGCAGTTCCACGAAAAGTACGTTCGCGAATGTCCGAGTCTCTATGACCCGAGAACACTGACGAGGATCCGCTCTGGTGAACACTACTCGCCAGAAGCCATCGAAGAGAAACGCCGAGAACTCGAGCGCATACGTCGAAGCGTCCCGGATCTTTTCCGCAATGTAGATGTCATCATCACGCCTACTTCTCCGATTCTTCCTCCGACGTTTACGGAGATCGAAGCCAATCCGGACAGCCTTCGGCCGAAAGAGTTGCTGATGCTTCGCAATACGCGGGTGTGGAACGTCTATGGCGTGCCGGCGATCAGCGTTCCATGCGGCGAGATGATCGGTATCCAGATTGCGGGATTGGACGAAAGCACAGTGCTGGCCGCAGCCAAGCTGGTCGAGCGACTTCAGTAG
- a CDS encoding RidA family protein produces the protein MAEVVATKDAPQAIGPYSQALKVGGFLFTSGQIAIDPSTGQVIDGDTAAQTDRVMKNLAAILKAGGLSLNRVVKTTVFLKSMDDFAKMNEVYGRHFGEHRPARSTVEVSRLPKDVLVEIEVIAEL, from the coding sequence ATGGCAGAAGTTGTGGCGACGAAAGATGCACCACAGGCGATCGGACCCTACTCGCAGGCACTGAAGGTCGGGGGTTTTCTGTTTACCTCCGGGCAGATCGCCATCGACCCCTCGACCGGCCAGGTCATCGATGGTGATACTGCTGCTCAGACGGATCGCGTGATGAAAAATCTGGCGGCGATCCTGAAAGCTGGCGGACTGAGCCTGAATCGCGTGGTGAAGACCACGGTGTTTCTGAAGAGCATGGACGACTTCGCGAAGATGAACGAGGTTTATGGCCGGCACTTTGGAGAGCACCGTCCCGCACGCTCCACCGTGGAGGTGTCGCGCCTGCCCAAGGATGTGCTCGTGGAAATCGAAGTAATTGCCGAACTTTAA
- a CDS encoding amidohydrolase family protein has product MQRVMAAVVSLLVAVSLAVGQSGPTKTVINAGKLLDVKSGQMLSNQQIVIEGDRIVSIGAAGAVPPGARLINLPNLTLLPGLIDAHTHLTFENTRLGYEALGVSVPREALIGAKNAKVTLEAGFTTVRNVGASGFADVALRDAINEGDVPGPRILASGPALGITGGHCDENLLPFQFHYQAEGVADGVPAVQRMVREDIKYGADVIKFCATGGVVSKGDDPNASQYTQEEMRALVADAHRLGRKVAAHAHGAEGVRWASDAGVDSIEHGHLMDDAAIATLKKNGTYLVPTLYLTDWWAENASSRRLPDYLSQKLKMVSAMAQKNAQKAMQAGVKIAFGTDAAVYPHGLNAHEFAVYVKLGMTPLQAIQTATVNDADLLGWSDRIGTIEKGKYADIIAVEGDPTKDVTVLQNVRFVMKGGVVYKNEAGK; this is encoded by the coding sequence ATGCAAAGAGTCATGGCAGCGGTGGTGTCTTTATTGGTGGCGGTATCGCTAGCCGTGGGGCAAAGCGGTCCGACCAAAACGGTGATCAACGCCGGCAAACTGCTGGACGTGAAATCTGGACAAATGCTCTCAAACCAGCAGATCGTGATTGAAGGAGACAGGATCGTAAGCATTGGAGCAGCGGGTGCGGTTCCGCCCGGTGCGCGGCTCATCAACTTGCCGAACCTGACGCTGCTTCCGGGATTGATCGATGCCCACACGCACCTGACGTTCGAGAACACACGGCTCGGTTATGAAGCGCTTGGAGTTTCCGTGCCGCGGGAAGCGTTGATCGGCGCCAAGAATGCGAAGGTCACGCTGGAAGCCGGTTTCACCACGGTTCGAAATGTGGGGGCAAGTGGGTTCGCCGACGTTGCCCTGCGGGACGCCATCAATGAAGGCGACGTGCCGGGGCCACGCATCCTGGCGAGCGGTCCTGCGCTGGGCATCACCGGCGGGCACTGCGATGAGAACCTGCTGCCGTTTCAGTTTCACTATCAGGCTGAGGGCGTTGCAGACGGAGTGCCGGCTGTACAGCGCATGGTGCGTGAGGACATCAAGTACGGTGCGGACGTGATCAAGTTTTGCGCGACGGGTGGTGTGGTGTCGAAGGGCGACGACCCGAATGCCTCGCAGTATACGCAGGAAGAGATGCGGGCGCTGGTGGCCGATGCCCATCGGCTCGGCAGGAAAGTGGCGGCACACGCACACGGGGCCGAGGGTGTGCGATGGGCGTCAGACGCAGGCGTGGATTCCATCGAGCACGGGCACCTGATGGACGACGCCGCTATCGCCACGCTGAAGAAGAACGGTACGTACCTGGTGCCGACTCTTTATCTAACTGACTGGTGGGCCGAGAACGCCAGTTCGCGCAGACTGCCGGATTACCTTTCACAGAAGCTGAAGATGGTGAGCGCAATGGCGCAAAAGAACGCACAGAAGGCAATGCAGGCGGGCGTAAAGATTGCCTTCGGCACGGATGCTGCCGTGTATCCGCACGGACTGAATGCGCATGAGTTTGCGGTTTACGTGAAATTGGGCATGACTCCGCTGCAGGCGATCCAGACGGCGACGGTGAACGATGCGGACCTGCTTGGATGGTCAGACCGCATCGGCACAATCGAAAAAGGGAAGTACGCGGACATCATCGCCGTGGAAGGCGATCCGACGAAGGATGTTACGGTCCTACAGAATGTGCGGTTCGTGATGAAGGGCGGCGTTGTCTACAAGAACGAGGCGGGGAAGTAG
- a CDS encoding ParA family protein, translated as MGRIIAVANQKGGVGKTTTAINLAASFAAAEVPTLLVDCDPQSNSSSGLGFQKDPNRLSTYHLLSGDTPSLQIVQQSVLEGLWVIPASKDLIGANVELVGVDGREFRMRDGLASLREQFKFIVLDCPPALDLLTLNALVAADSVLIPMQAEYFALEGVSELLDTIERIKESLNSNLEVEGVVLTMYDDRTNLAQQVAQELKNYFGDRLFSTTIPRNVRLAEAPSYGKPALSYDPRSRGAEAYIKLAKEIMEKIVGVNTPADTVTAEEQPTT; from the coding sequence ATGGGACGCATAATCGCAGTTGCAAATCAGAAAGGCGGCGTCGGAAAGACTACGACAGCCATCAATTTGGCGGCCTCATTCGCAGCCGCCGAGGTTCCCACGTTATTAGTCGATTGTGATCCGCAGTCGAACAGTTCGAGTGGCTTAGGCTTTCAGAAAGACCCCAACCGCCTAAGCACTTACCATCTCTTATCCGGAGATACTCCATCCCTACAGATCGTCCAACAGTCGGTTCTAGAGGGTTTATGGGTGATTCCCGCCAGTAAGGACCTGATCGGCGCCAATGTCGAACTGGTCGGTGTGGACGGTCGTGAGTTTCGGATGCGCGATGGCTTGGCCAGCCTGAGAGAGCAGTTCAAGTTCATTGTCCTCGATTGCCCTCCGGCACTCGATTTACTTACTCTGAACGCGCTTGTCGCGGCCGATTCCGTGCTCATTCCCATGCAGGCGGAATACTTCGCCCTGGAGGGCGTCAGCGAGTTGCTGGACACGATCGAGCGCATTAAGGAAAGCCTGAATTCCAACCTGGAGGTCGAGGGGGTGGTGCTTACTATGTACGACGATCGCACCAACCTCGCTCAACAGGTCGCCCAGGAGCTGAAAAACTACTTCGGGGACCGGTTATTCAGCACTACGATTCCGAGAAATGTGCGGTTGGCGGAGGCCCCCAGCTATGGAAAGCCTGCGCTTTCATACGATCCGCGATCCCGTGGTGCCGAAGCGTATATCAAGCTGGCAAAAGAGATCATGGAGAAGATCGTCGGCGTGAATACCCCGGCAGACACGGTTACGGCCGAAGAACAGCCCACCACATAG